The Chaetodon trifascialis isolate fChaTrf1 chromosome 17, fChaTrf1.hap1, whole genome shotgun sequence genome has a segment encoding these proteins:
- the LOC139345817 gene encoding interleukin-6-like — MPSKLNVLSAVMLAALLHCAPGAPVKDALTDSPAGDTSGEEEAPLDPQRDVWDSVLGVTTRHQMQFEDEFHDKLAYDFLDNYQISSLPERCPKSNFSKEDCLHRLVEGLLTFTALLQHVEKVYPSSMFPSDIRHYSSLVITLIQQKMRHPERVTAVTSSQVSEQLLRDIDSPNMFSRKMTAHAILNRFCQFLIYCKRELRKREMSRGNNRDLVLTSQPITKI, encoded by the exons ATGCCCTCTAAACTCA ACGTGCTCTCTGCGGTGATGCTGGCCGCTCTGCTGCATTGCGCTCCCGGAGCTCCGGTGAAGGACGCGCTCACCGACAGCCCGGCAGGTGACAcctcaggtgaggaggaggcgCCCCTTGACCCGCAGAGAGATGTGTGGGATTCAGTCCTTGGCGTAACCACTCGCCACCAGATGCAG TTTGAAGATGAATTCCACGACAAGTTGGCATATGATTTTCTGGACAACTACCAAATTTCCTCGCTCCCAGAGAGGTGCCCTAAATCCAACTTCAGCAAG GAGGATTGTCTCCACAGGTTGGTGGAGGGCCTGCTTACCTTCACAGCTCTTCTCCAGCATGTTGAGAAGGTGTACCCCAGCAGCATGTTCCCCTCAGATATCAGACACTACAGCAGCTTGGTTATCACCCTGATTCAGCAAAAG ATGAGGCACCCTGAGCGCGTCACAGCGGTCACCAGCAGCCAGGTTagtgagcagctgctgaggGACATCGACAGCCCCAACATGTTCAGCAGAAAGATGACCGCACACGCCATCCTCAACAGGTTCTGCCAGTTCCTCATCTACTGCAAGAGAGAGCTGAGGAAAAGGGAGATGTCCAGAGGAAATAACAGGGACCTGGTACTCACCAGTCAGCCTATTACCAAaatttaa